The Geothrix sp. DNA segment GAAAGCCTCATAAATGCTGGCTTAGGTTGCACAGCATCGAGCGAATCAAGAAGGTGGCGTGATGGTCTCAATACTTGAAGAGTTTCAAACCCGTTTCCCGCGCCTCTTCGAGGGGTTTCCGGGTCCAGCGTATTTCGACATTGGGCCTGGTTGGTATGGCCTCGTTGCCGGCCTACTGGAGAAACTGGATGCTATGAACTTCCAAGACCTTCGGGTATTCCAGATCAAACAGAAGTTCGGCGGACTTAGGTGCAATCTTGAGGGTTCCTGGAACGACGAGGCCTCAGCCTTGATCAGGCACGCTGAGGAGGCGTCCTTCCACATTTGCGAACAATGTGGGTGGGATGCCACATGCCTCCATGAAGAGACCTTGTGCGCTGCATGCAGAGGCGATCGATATAAGCCCCTCCCCTGAAGATCAGCTGCCTAACGGATGAAGCTCAGCAGCAATTCCTGCACCAAGGTGATGAGCGGAGCCGAGACAGCGGAATGATGTGAGAAAGCGGAAAGCAAAGCAGGCGGGATCCGAGTTGAGCCAAGGGTTAGGCCGGTATCTTTGGTGGAAATCACCTGTTAGGCCCAAGTGAACTTCCGTTCACTGTCTCTGTAATCGATCTTAATAATCTGTAATATATCTGGCCATGATTCTTGGAAAGTGTAACCCTCGAGCGTATCAAGCACTCCATCTGTGACAAACAAGTTGAACCCAGCACCAGATTCGAGACCATTCATCTGCACAATAACATCTGATATCACAAAGTCCTTTCCTTTGAGTAATGATGGAATTGGGGACTTCATGGAAATCTCTAATTTCGTGAAAAACCCAACCCCAGTAGTTTTTCTTTCTCGATTAACAATATTATTTATTTGATCCTTTAGTAACCCGAGAAGGGGATCATTCCCCTCTACAATTTTGGCTAGAATCAAATTTTCGAAATCATCCCACTCAAATTCATTCATCAGATTCACCTATAAAATGCGTTGCCGAATACCGGGTTCCCATTAATTACATTGCCAGTGGCTGTAAATATTTGACCACCAACGTTAACCGTAACCTCAAATGGACCATTTCCACGTCCTTGGGCTGCTGCTATTGCTGCGTTTTCAATTGCCTGATAAGCCTGAGTTCTATCGCCACCAAACTGGCTAAGCAGAGCATCGAAGTTATGTCCTCGACCACCGCTAAAAACATGATCTATTGCATTTTGTAATGCACTACTGGCTCTATTCAGGGCATTTCTCAAATTGCTTGGAACTGGGCCACCACCATCTTCGAACAACTCAAACAGCAATCTCAAACAAGCGACTCTCGCTGCCAGAGAAGGAAGCCTCAGACAATTCATGATTGAAGCATCACAAGACGTGAGGCCTTGAAGCCCTAATGGATCAATGTTGTTCAAAGGATTATTGCCAACATATGAATAAACGTTGGAACCGTCTGGAAGGCTCTCTGCATCGACTGAAGAGATCAATTTCGTGACAACTCCAGCCCGCAGCATCCCCGTGAGCCCAGGTGTAATAAGGCGCGTTGGATTCATGATTGGATCCCGACTAATCCAGCGTCCAGCATTCGGGTCATAGGCGCGGTGGAGCGCAAGATTTAGCCCACTCTGCGCATGCCAGAGGTACCCAGTGAGCCCAAACAAGCTGTCCTTAACGCCCTGGACCTTCGTCAAGCGTCCATAGGGATCGTAGTCATACCGCGCCCTCACGTTCTGGCTCACGTCTACAAGCTCACGAATCGAGCCTAGGTGATCCCGGGTGTAGAGAAGGATCGTTCCATCGCTATCCACAAAGCCTTGGCTGTAGAAGCGCTTGGTGACGTTGGCGCCTGTGCTGTCGCGCTCTTCCGCGATCTCCACGCCATCCCAAAGGTACTTCTTGTCGCTCGTAATCTGGAGCGTCTGAGTGGCGTCTGGGTCTTTCTCAATGATCTCGACGCGCCTTCCAAGCCCGTCATAACCAAATTCACTTCTGTGCCCAGTGGCAATGATGGTGACGGTAACGAGACGGTTTTCCGCGTCCCACTCGAAGGTTCGGACTCCATCACTGATGAGGTTCCCGTTGAGGTCGTAGGCCAGAGTCGCGGAATTGGATCCTCCACTCACCACAACCGTGGCCTCATCCTTCACGTTCACGTCTGCCACGCTTGTTGCGGTCACGGTATAGGTTCCGAAAGTATTCGGAGCTGTGTAGGCCCCCGTGGATGCATTGATGGTTCCGCCTGATGCTGACCAAGTCACGGCAGTGTTGGCACTCCCCTCCACTATGGCCGTGAACGTGAATTGCGCCCCCTTGGCCAATGAGGTGGCATTTGGACTGACTGCCACAGTGATCTTCCCAGTCGACACTTGAACGGTAGCGACCGCCGACTTGGTGGGGTCGGCCATACTTGTTGCGACCAGATGGTAGATACCGGGGCTCCCGGGGGCGGTGTAGTGTCCACCCTTGTCTACGGAACCACCTCCCGTTTCCTGCACTCCCCAGGCCACCCTCTGATCAGTAAAACCCAACAGAGTCGCTGTGAAGGAATGGGCTGCTCCCGGGGCCAAGCTAATGGAATCTGGTGAGACCTCGACTTCCTTCGGAATCACAACAGAGGCTGTTGCCGAGAGCCCTGAATTGAGTGGGCCCAGCGCCTGAATATGGAAGAGGCCCGCAGTAAGTGGAGTGGAATAAACCCCACTAGCATTGATGGTGCCGCCACCAGCTTCCTGCACGCTCCAAGTGACCTGAGGAGATTGATCTCTTGTGTCCCTGGCGATAAAAAGTTGGTTGTACCCGATTGGTAGAACGGTGACGCTGGGATAGATCGACAGTGCAAGCGGTGTCACGCTGAGGGTGAAGCTAGATTGCACTGATGTCCCGGCGGGATTGGTCACTGTGAGCTGGAAGTTGGTTGTCTGGTTTGGGGTCGCACTTACCACTTGTCCACTGTCGACACCGAATATTGTGATACTCGGATTGATCTGAATGGAGCCTGTCCCTCCACTGAAAACCCCCTTATAGGTGGTGCTATCGCCCTGATTGATGGGGTTCTTGAGGGGTGCGAATGAGCTGATCACGGGGAGAGGAAGGATTGGAATCAACTTTGTGGCAGTGGCCTGCACACCACCCAGGTTCGTAACCGTGCAGGTCAAGGTGCAGGTACCTACTGGCCCAGGAGTAAATACCACAGCGGGGGTCGTGGTCGAGGAAGTGATGGTTCCTCCTGCAATGGACCATGCGTAGGTGCCACTCTGGTTAGGCACGGTGCAGTTGGCAGAGATGCCCGTCGTCACGGCTGTGGGGGCCGATATGTTTGGGTCGGGAAGCCCGGCAACTGACACAGTCGCTGTTTGGGTCTGCACCCTGCCAACCGAATTTGCCACGGAGAGGGTGTAAGTTGTCGTTGAGTTAGGCCGGTCCTGAATCGAAAAACCAGAACTGACATTCCAGTACCCACCAAGGCTCGAAGTGAGATTCGCTGACGTGCCGACAAACGCCCCAGTCACGGTGACCAAGCCCATACTTGCAACGGTTGTGGGGGTCGCATTCAGGGCTGTGATCGAAGGATTCGCAATCACAGTGACTGTCTTGGTGGCCGTGGCCTGAACCCCAGCGGCATTGGTTATCGTGCATCCTAGCGTGATGGTTCCAGGGGCAGCACCAGTAGCAAATGAAAGGGCGTTGGCTGTGGTACTACCGGAGGCCGTTCCTCCGACAATGGTCCAGAGGTAGGTGCATCCTGCCTGATATGGCACGGAGGCCGTGTAACTCTGAGATGAGTAGCTGTTGATGTAGCTCAGCGTAATCGTGTCATCCGCCTGAATCGTTGCAATCGGGGCAGGAGGAACAGTGACTGTAGCTGTGCCTGTGGCGGTGATGCCGGCGTCATTTGTGACGGATACGGTATAGGTTTTTGTCTGGGTTGGGTTAATGGTCTTGGCAACACCAGAGGTCACGGCACCAACACCCATGTCGATAACGCCGGTTCCGCCCGTAAAGGAGGGGGTGAGAGTTACGGCGGTACCAGGCGTCACATTGGCCGGGGTAGCAGTGAACGAGTTGATGGCTGGTGCCGCAACACAGGTAGCCGTGTTCGTGAACGTCGATGGAACGCCAGCCTTGGTTACAACACACTGAAGCGTGACCGTCCCCACCCCCGTAGCCTTGTAATACATCGAGTAGGCTGTGCCCCCGCTGATGATCGTCCCGCCAGTGACGGTCCACACATACGTGCTGGCTGCGTCGTAGGGCACTGACGCCCAGGATCCAGTGTCATTGAGCGTAACGGGTGTCTTGAGGGTGATGCCTCCAGGTGAACTGGGATTCACCGTGATATTGACCTGGCTAGTGGCGGTGATTCCGGCTGCATTTTTTACTACCAGGTAATAACTGATGCTGCCCTTCGGGGAAGCCGGGTACACCGATCCGGAGGCCACGACGCCGCCCCCAGGAGTTAAGGTGGCAACCCCACCACTAAATGTGGGAGTCAAATTGATGCTCTGGCCGGAGGTGATCGTCGTGGCACTTGCTGTGAATGAGGTGATCAATGGGGCAGCAACGATTGTTACAGTCGCGCTTCCCGACCGCACCACGCCAGCAGGGCTGGTAATTTGACAGGTGAGCGTACAGGTTCCGACTGAACCAGCCGTGTAATACACCGTGTTGCTGGTTCCCCCTGAAGTAATGGTTCCACCTACGATGGACCATAGGTATGAGGAACCGCCCACGTAAGCCACTGAAGCTGACTGCGAAGTGGCCGTAGTTACTGGTGAGGTGGCCGCCACCGTCGAATTGGGCCCGTAAGGATCCACATTGACGGTGACGTTTGAAGTCACTTTGGTCCCTGCCGAATTGGTTACAGACAGGTAGTAGGTGTGGCTCCCAACCGGAGTCACTGTCACTCCTGTGCCTGAACTGACCTGACCAAGACCAGAATCGATGTAGCCAACGCCATTGGCAAAGGATGGTGTCAGGACACAGGACTGACCGGGGGTCAGATTCAACTTGCTTGAAGTGAACGAGGAAATCGTAGGTGGTAGGACGCCTGTAAGGGTGATGGACTGAGTTTGAAAAACGCCTACCGGGTTTGTGACCTTGCACGTCAAGGTGTAGGAACCCACCGATGGAATTGTGTAGGAGACTGAACTGCTCGTGGCCCCGCTGGTGATGGTTCCACCCGGCAAGGTCCAAGCGTAGGTGGTCCCAGCCACAAAGGAGTAGGGCACGGAAGCAGAATTACTAACACCCACCGTGACTGTGGTGGGACCGGAAATTTGGGCACTTGGGGAGGCAGGCACCGTGACAGTAACAGGCTGTTGGATCTGGGTACCGGCAGCATTGGTGACGCAGAGGGAATAGGAAGTCGTGGCCAATGGGTTGACTGTGACCGAGAACGGACTGATCACCTTCCCTATCCCCCCGCTGATAACTCCATTGCCATTGGCGAACGTCCCAATAAGCACAGCCGCCCCACCCGAGGCCACATTAGCTGGGGTCGCCGTGTAGG contains these protein-coding regions:
- a CDS encoding RHS repeat-associated core domain-containing protein, whose protein sequence is MNLSIPPFYFLRLLMLKTSLHSVETPSQENSHCLISVNQVSAHLTGRAISGERPLFALLAVLGMLCLPSQSLGAVPASFHSATSLAFAAPDATISAPANATVGAQYLAASVPDVAGNTYQWTITGGTLAQGYSNSSTTYFHAGTGATLTLQCLVTNAGGSNTGSQTVNLVAAPSINSLTGEGSYPAGVTLALTPTFSGGTGVIDQGVGSVTSGVAISVHPTTTKTYTLTVTNVAGTSVSATATVTAVPPDASISVPSALTAGIQNTVSPISPIQAGCTWAWSVAGGTLAAYPGATSNYCYVIPSAIGSCTVTLTVTNQYGVPSTRVATIPVVAAPQIVSYTATPANVASGGAAVLIGTFANGNGVISGGIGKVISPFSVTVNPLATTSYSLCVTNAAGTQIQQPVTVTVPASPSAQISGPTTVTVGVSNSASVPYSFVAGTTYAWTLPGGTITSGATSSSVSYTIPSVGSYTLTCKVTNPVGVFQTQSITLTGVLPPTISSFTSSKLNLTPGQSCVLTPSFANGVGYIDSGLGQVSSGTGVTVTPVGSHTYYLSVTNSAGTKVTSNVTVNVDPYGPNSTVAATSPVTTATSQSASVAYVGGSSYLWSIVGGTITSGGTSNTVYYTAGSVGTCTLTCQITSPAGVVRSGSATVTIVAAPLITSFTASATTITSGQSINLTPTFSGGVATLTPGGGVVASGSVYPASPKGSISYYLVVKNAAGITATSQVNITVNPSSPGGITLKTPVTLNDTGSWASVPYDAASTYVWTVTGGTIISGGTAYSMYYKATGVGTVTLQCVVTKAGVPSTFTNTATCVAAPAINSFTATPANVTPGTAVTLTPSFTGGTGVIDMGVGAVTSGVAKTINPTQTKTYTVSVTNDAGITATGTATVTVPPAPIATIQADDTITLSYINSYSSQSYTASVPYQAGCTYLWTIVGGTASGSTTANALSFATGAAPGTITLGCTITNAAGVQATATKTVTVIANPSITALNATPTTVASMGLVTVTGAFVGTSANLTSSLGGYWNVSSGFSIQDRPNSTTTYTLSVANSVGRVQTQTATVSVAGLPDPNISAPTAVTTGISANCTVPNQSGTYAWSIAGGTITSSTTTPAVVFTPGPVGTCTLTCTVTNLGGVQATATKLIPILPLPVISSFAPLKNPINQGDSTTYKGVFSGGTGSIQINPSITIFGVDSGQVVSATPNQTTNFQLTVTNPAGTSVQSSFTLSVTPLALSIYPSVTVLPIGYNQLFIARDTRDQSPQVTWSVQEAGGGTINASGVYSTPLTAGLFHIQALGPLNSGLSATASVVIPKEVEVSPDSISLAPGAAHSFTATLLGFTDQRVAWGVQETGGGSVDKGGHYTAPGSPGIYHLVATSMADPTKSAVATVQVSTGKITVAVSPNATSLAKGAQFTFTAIVEGSANTAVTWSASGGTINASTGAYTAPNTFGTYTVTATSVADVNVKDEATVVVSGGSNSATLAYDLNGNLISDGVRTFEWDAENRLVTVTIIATGHRSEFGYDGLGRRVEIIEKDPDATQTLQITSDKKYLWDGVEIAEERDSTGANVTKRFYSQGFVDSDGTILLYTRDHLGSIRELVDVSQNVRARYDYDPYGRLTKVQGVKDSLFGLTGYLWHAQSGLNLALHRAYDPNAGRWISRDPIMNPTRLITPGLTGMLRAGVVTKLISSVDAESLPDGSNVYSYVGNNPLNNIDPLGLQGLTSCDASIMNCLRLPSLAARVACLRLLFELFEDGGGPVPSNLRNALNRASSALQNAIDHVFSGGRGHNFDALLSQFGGDRTQAYQAIENAAIAAAQGRGNGPFEVTVNVGGQIFTATGNVINGNPVFGNAFYR